From the Paucidesulfovibrio longus DSM 6739 genome, the window AAAATCGGATACAAAATCACTTTTCTCGGCACAGATCTCGTCCTCGCTGTGACGCTTTGCGTTCTCACGGCCATGATCATCCGCCAGAACCTTCTGGCCGAACGGCTTGCGGCCATGGCCAAAGAGGACGTCGTCCAGGAGCTCATGCTCGCGGACAGCAACGTCATCAACCTGCTCAAGACCCAGAACGACACCCTGCTCCAGGATCTCGAAGGGCAGGTGAACACCTCGCGCATGCTGCTGCGCAAAAACGGCGCGCCGCGCCTCTCCGAGGAGACCGTGGCCTGGAACGCGGTCAACCAGGTCAGCAAGCAGGAAACCGAAATCCAGCTACCCAAGCTGCTGCTCGGCGACGAATGGATCGGCAAGACCGACGACTTCGGCACCTTCAGCCCGGTGGTGGACGAACTCACCGCGCTGACCGGAACCACCTGCACCATCTTCCAGCGCATGAACGACGCCGGAGACATGCTGCGCGTGGCCACCAGCGTCAAGAAGCTCGACGGCAAACGCGCGGTCGGCACCTACATTCCCGGCTCCAGCCCCGTGGCCCGCGCCCTGGTCGACGGCCAGACCTACCGGGGCCGCGCCTTCGTGGTCAACGACTGGTACCTGACCGTTTACGAACCCATCAAAAACCCCGAAGGCAGGATCATCGGCGCCCTCTATGTGGGCATCAAGCAAACCGGGGTCAAGGCGCTCATGGACGCCCTTCGTCAGACCACCGTCGGCAAGACGGGCGGCCTGATCGTGCTCGGCGCGGAGGGCCGGGACGAGGGCAAGGTGATCGTCAGCGCGGACCCGGCTCTGGCCGGTAAGACCCTCACGGGGCAAAAGCTCCCGGACGGACGGGACATCTACGCGGAAATGATCGCCAAGACCAAGCAGAACAACGGCGAACCCGTGAACTTCAGCTACTCTGCGGCCGGCAAGAACGGCACACCGGAACCGTACCTCGCCTCCGCGTCCCTTTTCGCCCCCTGGGGCTGGACCGTGATCGTCTCCGCTCCGCTTTCGGATTATGCCGCCCGCGTGCAGCATATCACGGAAGAACTGGACGGCATGCGTTCATGGGTGCTGATGCTTTCGGGGTTTTTCGCCCTTGTGGCCGTGCTGGCCAGCTTCCTCTTCTCCCGGACCCTGAGCAACCCCGTGCAGGCCGTGGTCGGCAGTCTGGAGGAGCTTGCCAACGGCGATACCCGCCGCGATCCGGACCAGAAGCTGGTGGCCCGCAAGGACGAGATCGGCATTCTTGCCCGCAGCGGCGTCCGGCTGCTTCTGGCGCAGCGCGAAAAGACCGCCGCCGCCAAGGCCATCGCCCGCGGCGATCTGGACACGAAAATCACCCCCGCGTCCGACCGCGACGAACTGGGCAAGGCCCTCTTGGAAATGCTCGAAAACCTGCGAGGACTCGTTTCCGAAATCCGCCGCTCCGCGGAAGGCATCGCCTCCAGTTCCCATCAGGTTTCGGCGGCGACCCAGGCCCTTTCCCAGGGAGCCACGCAACAAGCGGCATCCCTGGAGGAAATCACCAGCTCGTTGACGGAAATCGGCTCCCAGACCCAGGCCAACGCCGAACATGCCGTTACCGCCAACCGCTATACCTCCGAGGCCAGCGG encodes:
- a CDS encoding methyl-accepting chemotaxis protein; protein product: MKIGYKITFLGTDLVLAVTLCVLTAMIIRQNLLAERLAAMAKEDVVQELMLADSNVINLLKTQNDTLLQDLEGQVNTSRMLLRKNGAPRLSEETVAWNAVNQVSKQETEIQLPKLLLGDEWIGKTDDFGTFSPVVDELTALTGTTCTIFQRMNDAGDMLRVATSVKKLDGKRAVGTYIPGSSPVARALVDGQTYRGRAFVVNDWYLTVYEPIKNPEGRIIGALYVGIKQTGVKALMDALRQTTVGKTGGLIVLGAEGRDEGKVIVSADPALAGKTLTGQKLPDGRDIYAEMIAKTKQNNGEPVNFSYSAAGKNGTPEPYLASASLFAPWGWTVIVSAPLSDYAARVQHITEELDGMRSWVLMLSGFFALVAVLASFLFSRTLSNPVQAVVGSLEELANGDTRRDPDQKLVARKDEIGILARSGVRLLLAQREKTAAAKAIARGDLDTKITPASDRDELGKALLEMLENLRGLVSEIRRSAEGIASSSHQVSAATQALSQGATQQAASLEEITSSLTEIGSQTQANAEHAVTANRYTSEASGNAVTGNDEMRRMLAAMSEINDTSRNIGSIIKVVDEIAFQTNLLALNAAVEAARAGTHGKGFAVVAEEVRNLAGRSAKAARETAQLIEGSIAQVQQGSTLSDRTAAQLEAISAAVAQAAEITEDIAKASSQQADGISQVNVGLAQIEQVTHQNTASAEQTAAAASELDGQARRLREAVSRFRMTDDRDGAAQWTNRNALPSSENQGEDDESGEPREREDGYASW